Proteins encoded in a region of the Homo sapiens chromosome 9, GRCh38.p14 Primary Assembly genome:
- the IFNA16 gene encoding interferon alpha-16 precursor, which produces MALSFSLLMAVLVLSYKSICSLGCDLPQTHSLGNRRALILLAQMGRISHFSCLKDRYDFGFPQEVFDGNQFQKAQAISAFHEMIQQTFNLFSTKDSSAAWDETLLDKFYIELFQQLNDLEACVTQEVGVEEIALMNEDSILAVRKYFQRITLYLMGKKYSPCAWEVVRAEIMRSFSFSTNLQKGLRRKD; this is translated from the coding sequence ATGGCCCTGTCCTTTTCTTTACTGATGGCCGTGCTGGTGCTCAGCTACAAATCCATCTGTTCTCTGGGCTGTGATCTGCCTCAGACTCACAGCCTGGGTAATAGGAGGGCCTTGATACTCCTGGCACAAATGGGAAGAATCTCTCATTTCTCCTGCCTGAAGGACAGATATGATTTCGGATTCCCCCAGGAGGTGTTTGATGGCAACCAGTTCCAGAAGGCTCAAGCCATCTCTGCCTTCCATGAGATGATCCAGCAGACCTTCAATCTCTTCAGCACAAAGGATTCATCTGCTGCTTGGGATGAGACCCTCCTAGACAAATTCTACATTGAACTTTTCCAGCAACTGAATGACCTAGAAGCCTGTGTGACACAGGAGGTTGGGGTGGAAGAGATTGCCCTGATGAATGAGGACTCCATCCTGGCTGTGAGGAAATACTTTCAAAGAATCACTCTTTATCTGATGGGGAAGAAATACAGcccttgtgcctgggaggttgtCAGAGCAGAAATCATGAGATCCTTCTCTTTTTCAACAAACTTGCAAAAAGGATTAAGAAGGAAGGATTGA
- the IFNA17 gene encoding interferon alpha-17 precursor — MALSFSLLMAVLVLSYKSICSLGCDLPQTHSLGNRRALILLAQMGRISPFSCLKDRHDFGLPQEEFDGNQFQKTQAISVLHEMIQQTFNLFSTEDSSAAWEQSLLEKFSTELYQQLNNLEACVIQEVGMEETPLMNEDSILAVRKYFQRITLYLTEKKYSPCAWEVVRAEIMRSLSFSTNLQKILRRKD; from the coding sequence ATGGCCCTGTCCTTTTCTTTACTGATGGCCGTGCTGGTGCTCAGCTACAAATCCATCTGTTCTCTAGGCTGTGATCTGCCTCAGACCCACAGCCTGGGTAATAGGAGGGCCTTGATACTCCTGGCACAAATGGGAAGaatctctcctttctcctgcctgaagGACAGACATGACTTTGGACTTCCCCAGGAGGAGTTTGATGGCAACCAGTTCCAGAAGACTCAAGCCATCTCTGTCCTCCATGAGATGATCCAGCAGACCTTCAATCTCTTCAGCACAGAGGACTCATCTGCTGCTTGGGAACAGAGCCTCCTAGAAAAATTTTCCACTGAACTTTACCAGCAACTGAATAACCTGGAAGCATGTGTGATACAGGAGGTTGGGATGGAAGAGACTCCCCTGATGAATGAGGACTCCATCCTGGCTgtgaggaaatacttccaaagaATCACTCTTTATCTAACAGAGAAGAAATACAGcccttgtgcctgggaggttgtCAGAGCAGAAATCATgagatctctctctttttcaacaAACTTGCAAAAAATATTAAGGAGGAAGGATTGA
- the IFNA14 gene encoding interferon alpha-14 precursor, with amino-acid sequence MALPFALMMALVVLSCKSSCSLGCNLSQTHSLNNRRTLMLMAQMRRISPFSCLKDRHDFEFPQEEFDGNQFQKAQAISVLHEMMQQTFNLFSTKNSSAAWDETLLEKFYIELFQQMNDLEACVIQEVGVEETPLMNEDSILAVKKYFQRITLYLMEKKYSPCAWEVVRAEIMRSLSFSTNLQKRLRRKD; translated from the coding sequence ATGGCATTGCCCTTTGCTTTAATGATGGCCCTGGTGGTGCTCAGCTGCAAGTCAAGCTGCTCTCTGGGCTGTAATCTGTCTCAAACCCACAGCCTGAATAACAGGAGGACTTTGATGCTCATGGCACAAATGAGGAGaatctctcctttctcctgcctgaagGACAGACATGACTTTGAATTTCCCCAGGAGGAATTTGATGGCAACCAGTTCCAGAAAGCTCAAGCCATCTCTGTCCTCCATGAGATGATGCAGCAGACCTTCAATCTCTTCAGCACAAAGAACTCATCTGCTGCTTGGGATGAGACCCTCCTAGAAAAATTCTACATTGAACTTTTCCAGCAAATGAATGACCTGGAAGCCTGTGTGATACAGGAGGTTGGGGTGGAAGAGACTCCCCTGATGAATGAGGACTCCATCCTGGCTGTGAAGAAATACTTCCAAAGAATCACTCTTTATCTGATGGAGAAGAAATACAGcccttgtgcctgggaggttgtCAGAGCAGAAATCATGAGATCCCTCTCTTTTTCAACAAACTTGCAAAAAAGATTAAGGAGGAAGGATTGA